From Brassica rapa cultivar Chiifu-401-42 chromosome A06, CAAS_Brap_v3.01, whole genome shotgun sequence:
GAAGCACCTCTAGGAACCCAAGTTTGCTGAGAACTCTGATGACGCCTATCTCTCCTGACTTGAGAGCTCATGTTCTTCTCTGACTCCACAAATACAGAACCAGATCCTTCACACGTCGTCACTAAAGTGCTTCTATACAACCAAATGAGAAATATATATTCAGATTGTAGAAATTGGTAACTTCCAAACATTGATGGCTCAAAGAAGTAATCTTTCACATTACACCTAAATAATTCAACAAAATGccacaaacaaatcaaacaCATCTACAACAATACAAATTTAAATCCCTACATCGGGTTATCAAGATCCTGAGCTATATTGCTCCTTCTTAAAAATCTCATAAAGTTCCCTACTTTATATCATAATCTTTGCTTGAATCGAAGAAGGAAACAACAAATCGCAACCAAAACAAATTGTGGAAAAAAAATTGGTACCTGACGAAAAAAACTACGGAAGGGAAAAGAAATGAACAATCTGCGGAATCAATGAGAGGTGTTCGAGTGACGGCGAAAATGGAAAGAAGGATGAGGaggatggagaagaagatatttatAGAGTGAAAGTGAGAGACCGCCTTGCTTTGCTGCAGCCAAAGGAATTTTagaaagaggagagagagagagagagagagagacgggcacggctttttctttttctttttatttttatttttatttttttctattctgCTTGACGCCCACTCGTGGACCGACTCGTTGCAGTGGGCCTTAAATGGGCTTATATTGCTGACTTAACCGACCTTAACCGGTCTAATCCATAAAAATCAGCTTATAGTTTTGTGGCCGATAAAATTGCCCTCTAATCgctcaatataaaaaaaaattacaatatgGAAAAAGAATGAACCGGCTCACAAATTCccatatataatacatattctTAAGGTGTGTCTGTCTTTCTTTACCTCTTTCTTTTCCTGAACAGAGAAAGTTATTCATACTAACATGTATAATCAGGTTGGTTACTTTTATTACTTACTGTTTATAccatatattttaattgtttttcaaTAATACAACTGGGTTGCTATAGAATATTTAGGGTTTTGGAGATTTAgaggttttagtttttttttccaagtttGGTTGATTGCTAAtagagatattctattttttctatcTCTATTAGCCACGGATGGAATCCTGCGGGATATGTAAAGAGAAGAGGCAAAAGTGCACAAAAAAGTGTGTGCTAACACCCTACTTGCCGGCTAACAAACCTGAGAAATACGCTTTCTTAGGTTATGTGTATGGCATAAAAAATGTGGTAAGAATTCTCAATGAGATTGATCCTAGCCAGAGGCAAGCTTGCGTGGACTCGCTATGTTTCGAGGCAGAAGCACGTATCCGGGACCCAGTTTATGGGTGCGTTGGTATAATTCGCTGCCTCCAACGTCGTCTTCAACACCTTCAACTCAGTTTGAATATTGCTCAAAGAGAATTGGCCATGATAAAACATGGACAAAACTATCCGCACCTAAGTGTAAGACCACGTCTTTGAGGGCGTACTGCTTTTATTTTAGTACGGATttggtttttattatttttagtatggATTTGGATGAGAAGATCCTGTCtttgttacttttttttcttaatatataatctcattattattattttctccgTCTCCGTGGAGATAAGGTTAAACTCATCCCTCTTTCGTTTTGATTATAATGATCACTGAGTAATATGAACATCTTGATATGAGAGAAGATCGGGCAAAAACAGTGATGACACTATGTAAACATCTCTTCGTAAGCTTTAACTTAGACAGCACGCCACTAAGTTCATATCCGGTCATACTAGAAACTGTAGGTTTTACAAGTATTTGCGGAAGAGTCGCATACCAAAAGTTTATACAATTCACATAATGAAAGTACGAAACGGTCTAACATTGTTTCAAGACTATTAACGTGCATGCATACTTAGCCATTTAAATCTAAGGTTCATTCTTGAATGAAACTTAATAGTATTTCATTGAAAGACAAAAGATGTATTAAACATGCACGTAGTACTGTTCTGTTCCCACATTAACATTTCACTATAATATTGTCTTTAAtgaacaataatatttttttgtgaaacttCTAGTAACTAGATCAAAATATGTTTACTTGGTGGAATCAATTCTCTTCTTGGATCTACGGAATCGAGAGACCGAACTCCAGCCATCAGTACCAAATTTGCAAGAATATTTACTCCACAGCCATAACATAAGAGACTTCTTCTTGTCCTTGGCGTAACAATCTTGATGATCACCTCGAACGTTTCTTCCCATGGAAGAAGAGATGCGAATCGGACTATTCTCTAAACATTTCCTGTAAGCTTCAAGAAAAGGGTCAACGTTTTTCTTCCTAAAACTTGACAAACTTGATCTCGAGTTAGTAGGCGTGAAAGGACACACAACAAGAGGACTATGCAACACTTCCTCACTATAGTCAGCATCAGGGCATGGAGGCGGCGTAAGCTTACATTGTAGCAGATCACGGCCACTTCTGTTCTTTCTTCTTGAAATTCCAGGTTTTAGCTCCCATGAGAAGGGAACTTTGGCTTTAGAAGTTTGATCGAACTCATGATTGTTTGGACTAAGCATCGTGTATGAAGACTCTTTGCATGTGTTTCATTTGAGATATtggtgtgtgtatatatatattaatatatattataagaacATTTCGTAAAATTGTAtttgatgtatatatattcacctaagttttgattaatatatagttggAATGATAACATCATTAGGAAGCATTTGGCTACATATATAACCTCCTGCtttatccatatatatattaatacgaTCATTTGTCTTGTACGATCTAACGCAATACAATTAAACTGAAATTAAGCATAATGTTTTGCACATTTAAAGTATTTTATTGTTAGAATACAAGTTTATACTTCTTCATTGACATAGATGCATATGTAGATTGTAGgcatatatgtataaatatattaaataggcAAACCATTAATTATGCACAACTATTCCTAAAGTTGACAACAATTGATTTCTAACATTAGGAAAAAACACATGATGAGTATACAAGTACGTTACGTTACTCAGTTTAGCTGGGCCAATAGAACAGTTCATATTAACAGATTAACAGtataaataataacaataaaaatgttaaaaacgtGAACGGCAGGATTCGAACCTGCGCGGGCAAAGCCCACATGATTTCTAGTCATGCCCGATAACCACTCCGGCACGTCCACCTTTTGTTATAGACGTGTGGAAACTTAGTATTGGATCCTTGATATATTGACTTTTAATTTGTTGAGAACATGGGCAGCATTACATTTACGACGCCTGAACTCGGAAATAACGCAAACTCCTAAAATATTTAAGCATAACTATGGTTAACACATGTtgtcaaaaagatcaaaaaccATATATGTATTATGTGAAAATGAACATATGAAAAGTCACTGCATTATGCCGAAGAATCCTCttcatgaaaattaaattatacaaaATTGTAATATGAACTTAATGTATATTATTTCATAAGCAAACATCCGTTATTTCtctattttgtttgtttatctCAAGAAACCCAACAAAGAGTGAACATATCACCCTTGGAGAGTTCCCAAAAGAAACAAGATgaaagacaacaacaacaacaaaaagaacaCATActtgagaagaaacaaaaccaaTATATATGTCATGGATCGAGAAGTAGAGAGACACTATAGTGATTCTTCGATGGTCAAAATTGAAACTGTTTAAGCAGCGACGACTTTGTCCTTAGCGGCATTTTCTCCTCCTCCTTCGAGCTGGCTCAAATTTCCTTTCTCCTTGATAAGCTGAATATGATGATGCTTGCAATAAAGCTTCCCTTCGTGAGCTATGTAGTTCGAAGGACTTATCGTGCAGCCTCCGTGTGTGCACTTGAAACAGCTCCTATGGTACAATGTGCCATTCACCGACACCTTCATAAACAAAGCAGTCAATAGATATTGAACAATATAACAATGATCAAAGAACCTAATGTTTTTAAGTTTATCATTATTTGGATGGTTGGTTACCTTCTCAATTGGATAGACAGTTTTGTCACAGCCAACGCATTTTTCTCGAGTTCCACCAAACATGTTGGACACTTTGGTCCCAGCAGGTCTCTGTAAGAGATTTTTAAGATCAAATGTTATAAAAGTTCAAGAACcacaaaaacacaaaatcaaGAAACAGATAAAAAGAGTTGTCTGAAAATTTACCTCTCCCTCCAAAGGTCTATCTGGTTTCCCAATCTTTGGTGTCCCTATACAGAAAAGAATCAAACTTTCAGATACCCTCCAGAGTTTTCACATTTTGATCTGTTTTTGTTTACCTTCGAAGCTTTTCTCAAGACTTCCAGTTCTCTTGAAGTTTTGATCGAAATGAGGTCTGCAATAGAGAACTCCTTCAAATGAGTTGTAGTTGCTAAGCTGTTTCATCAACAATAAAAGTAGTCAGATTCATCTTTCACACGGTATGAAAGATCTCTACTAGATCTACCTCTGGTTTTATCAGAAtgtaagaagaaaaaagaatccAAGAAAAATACAAACCTTGAGAGTTCCTTTGCAATGGTGACAACGGAAACAAGCTTTGTGGTAGACCCGGTTATCAGCGGTTAACTTGTCGACGAGGTACACGGTTTTGTCACAGGCCATGCATTTTTGGGTTGTTCCTGCGAACGCCATTTGTGTGTTCTTGTAAGAGGATCAGACCAagagttggaagaagaagagatgatgaagatgatagagagaaagagagtgtcAATTATTGTTGCTTCGTTTTTCTCTAAATGGGGACCAGATATATTGAAAACGAACATGTCTCTCttcttttaatttacttttacaGTAAATTCACTTATAAAAAGTTGGttaattgaaaatttattaatagaaatgTGATGAAATAAATTCAAATCTAGTTGTGgaagaaagtgtttttttttttaattcaaatgcAAAAGAAAAAGTTATCAGTCTAAATTTTTGAACTTTTGCTGATTCAAATTCGAATATTTGTGGGTTTCTCTGACAAATCTAGcatgttttttttgtctctgTCTAATCCATCCAGTAATCAAGATAAACggtgaataaataaaaatgtactaTTATTAGGTATAGAGAGAAAAGTTCAACGGccatttttctcttttaatgatttttgtcCAAACTTGAAGTAAGCACCAGTCAATACTTTGTCTCCTAGATATTTTCAACATTTAACTCTGTGATTTCAAATCTATTTTAGGTAGACATGCAATGGCTTTTGACAAATGACAATGCTTAACATTTACACCATGTTTTCTCAATAGTGAAGGAAGACACTATACAATGCTTAGTactattgtttaaaattaaatgcCTGTGCTGTAAAGATTAGTTTTACTCTCTTGGTTAAGCTAAGGAGCACCCAGAAAAAGGGGAAACAAACAACTGGAAAGAATCTCTGTCTGGTTTTATATAATGATTAAAAGCTGTATTGCTTATGGTGAATTGGTTGGAAATCTgtaaatatactttttaatatatggtgtgtgtgtttatgtttcaaaaatatctgAGACATGCTTTACCATAAAGGCTTTTTGGCTGAGCTGTAATATTGACATAATTGGTTGTAAGAGAATGAGTGATCATAATGATACCTAACATCTTTGTTTAATCAAACAACTAAccttattttatttgtttacttAAATGTTACAAACCCTTTATCATTCCATAcagttttttagatttttgcCCACCCCCTAGATTTATGGGCCTTCCCTTTTTTGCCTGCATGGGCCTACTTTCTCTTATTAATGGAAACTTTTGactattttatcttttattctGTGATCATCTCCCATTTTCTTCTAGATGTAACAAATTTTCAATTTAGACTTAGACTTAGAGTGactgtattttgatatatatttttttcagttcTCAAACGTTGTTACCTTTCATTATATTTAACATGTCCTTTGGTGTTAAAAATTCGAGTTTTCCTAGAGGGAAAAAAATCGTAGAGTAAGATTTAATATTAGATATATGGGCTGCAGTatccgagaccgaagaccgttacACGGTGAGCCACATGGTGACGTCCTGTCAACGTCCATGCTCACTTCGGTCTTTAGTCTGGACCACTTCGGTGGGGCCAGGATAttcggttagcaaaaaaaaatttaatattagcCCGTTTCACATATGACAAGATGATGATGCATAGTTTGGTGAACAATACTAacagaaaaataatttaataataatgtGAATCTTTTTGTTAACTGGTTTGGGCTTTAATTTAAGCCCATATAATAAGACAAGATCATGTAGGCATCACCCACTTTCCTCCAAAAGATAACGTACGAACAAGCAAGTAGAGAGTCAACTGTCCGAACGTTGACCAAATCTCTCACTTCCTTCCACGGTTCCATCTTCTCTCCCAGGCCAATCCTAAGATCTCACCCTCATCGGTGATCGTCGGCGTACACCAACTGTTTCTACCTCATCCCTACTTTCTCCGGTAAACATTTTTCACATTCTGATCTCACAAGTTCCTTTAAAAATTCGACTAAGATTGTCAAGCTTAATATTTGATCTTTTCATTTTCACTTTTGATAGACAATCTTTTTGCGCAAGAAATTCACTGAAATACAGCTTAAATTCTAAAGTTTGTGCTATTACAAGTAAATCaattctttagttttttttaaaaaatctataattttgTGTTCTTGAGGTGTTAGTTGATGTTCGTGTGATCAAAGtgttatgaaaaaaattatatattttttggatgAACACGTATGAAAAAATTATGAGTTTTTGGATGAATAgttatgaaaaaattatattttttttctgtgtaTCAATTTAATTTCTTGATTGGTGAATTgtgatgaagaaggagaagaaactaATGGCGACACCAGTTGATCCTCCTAATGGTGTTAGGAACCAAGGGAAGCATTACTTCACCATGTGGCAAAACCTGTTCGAGATCGACACTAAGTACATGCCAATCAAACCCATTGGCCGTGGTGCATACGGTGTAGTCTGCTCTTCTGTTAACACTGACAACAACGAGAAAGTCGCTATCAAGAAGATTCACAATGTCTATGAGAACAGGATTGATGCTTTGAGGACCCTTCGCGAGCTCAAGCTTCTACGCCATCTTAGACATGAGAATGTCATTGCTTTGAAAGATGTCATGATGCCAATTCATAAGAGGAGCTTCAAGGATGTGTATCTTGTTTATGAGCTCATGGATACTGATCTCCACCAAATTATCAAGTCTTCTCAAGTGCTTAGTAATGATCACTGCCAATACTTCTTGTTCCAGGTACGTGATTGGTTTGTATCCTATCAATTACCGGATGGATCCTATCTCTAGAACCGAAAAATAAAAACCTAGGAATACCcaaatttctataatatagtttatatacttataaatattaactatatttaattttaaaataatcaaataataaaaaaatattatttataaaccgaaatacattaaaaaaactACCATAATACGTTAtccgaaatatttaaaattatccaaaCTGTCTAAATTTATATCCAGAAAACCTAATTTTCTGACTTCTTAGCCCAAATCaaccaaaaaattgaaactaaTTTGGAACCGAATGGATCCGAAACTATTTGGATATTAGTTGGTTCTCAACTTTATTACCCAAGCCgaacaaaaaaaactgaaacaaacGAACCAAAgtcaaaccaaaatttttaaatatctgGACGGATCCTAAACCTATAGAACCAAACCAAGAAGGCTAGGTTCTAGCTTTGTGCATGTCTTGCTTTCTGCTTAAGTTTTGCTTTGTTCTTTTGTGTAGTTGCTTCGAGGGCTCAAGTATATACACTCAGCCAACATCCTCCACCGAGATTTGAAACCAGGTAACCTCCTTATCAACGCAAACTGCGATTTGAAGATATGTGACTTCGGCCTTGCGAGAACGAGCAACACCAAGGGACAGTTCATGACCGAATATGTAGTGACTCGTTGGTACAGAGCACCTGAGCTTCTCCTCTGCTGTGACAACTACGGAACATCCATCGATGTTTGGTCCGTTGGTTGCATTTTCGCCGAGCTTCTCGGTAGAAAACCGATTTTCCAAGGAACTGAATGCTTAAACCAGCTTAAACTCATAGTCAACATTCTTGGTAGTCAAAGAGACGAAGATCTTGAGTTCATAGATAACCCCAAAGCTAAACGTTACATCAGATCGCTTCCTTATTCACCTGGGATGTCTTTATCTAGGCTTTACCCGGGAGCTCATGTTTTGGCCATCGACCTTCTTCAGAAAATGCTTGTTTTTGACCCGTCCAAGAGGATTAGTGTCACTGAAGCGCTTCAGCATCCTTACATGGCGCCTCTGTATGATCCGAATGCAAACCCTCCGGCTCAAGTCCCTATTGATCTCGATGTTGATGAAGAGTTGGGAGAGGAGATGATAAGAGAGATGATGTGGAATGAGATGCTTCATTACCATCCTCAAGCTTCAACATCTGAGCTGCTATGAGGTCAACTCCTCTACTGGTAACTAACAGAGATCTTCTGTTATGTCTGATTCTCATTATGTTGTAGAATAAGAATAACTTGAAGTTGAAACCAGTCGTGATGCCATGGAAGCtgtatttttttactaaaa
This genomic window contains:
- the LOC103871792 gene encoding LIM domain-containing protein WLIM1; this translates as MAFAGTTQKCMACDKTVYLVDKLTADNRVYHKACFRCHHCKGTLKLSNYNSFEGVLYCRPHFDQNFKRTGSLEKSFEGTPKIGKPDRPLEGERPAGTKVSNMFGGTREKCVGCDKTVYPIEKVSVNGTLYHRSCFKCTHGGCTISPSNYIAHEGKLYCKHHHIQLIKEKGNLSQLEGGGENAAKDKVVAA
- the LOC103871793 gene encoding mitogen-activated protein kinase 1, translated to MATPVDPPNGVRNQGKHYFTMWQNLFEIDTKYMPIKPIGRGAYGVVCSSVNTDNNEKVAIKKIHNVYENRIDALRTLRELKLLRHLRHENVIALKDVMMPIHKRSFKDVYLVYELMDTDLHQIIKSSQVLSNDHCQYFLFQLLRGLKYIHSANILHRDLKPGNLLINANCDLKICDFGLARTSNTKGQFMTEYVVTRWYRAPELLLCCDNYGTSIDVWSVGCIFAELLGRKPIFQGTECLNQLKLIVNILGSQRDEDLEFIDNPKAKRYIRSLPYSPGMSLSRLYPGAHVLAIDLLQKMLVFDPSKRISVTEALQHPYMAPLYDPNANPPAQVPIDLDVDEELGEEMIREMMWNEMLHYHPQASTSELL